A genomic window from Chitinophagaceae bacterium includes:
- the mqnC gene encoding dehypoxanthine futalosine cyclase: MNTGQLIHRALNFEFLSIEEGMHLFEHSPTTELMAVAHELRMKQKPEKVVTWIIDRNVNTTNVCIANCKFCNFFRKPGAPDAYVTTIDQYKQKIEETYRFGGEQLLLQGGHHPDLGLSFYVDLFKELKSLYPNLKLHSLGPPEIAHITKLEKSTHTEVLKALMEAGLDSLPGAGAEILNDRVRRLISKGKCSGQEWLNVMRAAHQLGLTTSATMMLGHVETLYERFEHLVWLRQVQSEKPENAKGFIAFIPWPFQDEGTLLRRIRGVRNSVNGDEYIRMIALSRIMLPNIKNIQASWLTVGKDIAEICLHAGANDFGSIMIEENVVSAAGAPHRFTANGIQQAIREAGFEPRLRNQQYEYRDIPSNIEQQVINY; this comes from the coding sequence ATGAATACCGGACAACTCATACATCGCGCGCTCAACTTTGAATTTCTTTCTATTGAAGAAGGAATGCACTTATTTGAGCATTCACCAACCACTGAACTTATGGCGGTTGCACATGAATTGCGGATGAAACAGAAACCGGAGAAAGTGGTGACCTGGATCATTGACCGTAATGTGAACACTACGAATGTCTGCATAGCCAATTGTAAATTCTGCAACTTCTTCCGTAAGCCCGGCGCTCCGGATGCTTATGTAACTACCATTGATCAATATAAACAAAAAATAGAGGAGACCTATCGATTTGGAGGGGAGCAATTGTTATTACAAGGTGGCCACCATCCAGATCTTGGATTGAGTTTTTATGTGGATCTTTTTAAAGAACTGAAATCACTTTACCCCAATTTAAAACTTCATTCACTTGGTCCGCCGGAAATCGCGCACATCACCAAGCTGGAAAAATCAACGCATACTGAGGTATTAAAAGCACTGATGGAAGCAGGATTGGATTCATTACCCGGAGCAGGTGCAGAAATTTTAAACGATCGTGTGCGCCGGCTGATCTCCAAAGGAAAGTGCAGCGGTCAGGAATGGCTGAATGTTATGCGCGCGGCACATCAGCTCGGACTCACCACCTCCGCTACCATGATGCTGGGCCATGTGGAAACGCTTTATGAACGATTCGAACATTTGGTATGGCTGCGCCAGGTGCAATCAGAAAAGCCGGAAAATGCAAAAGGATTTATTGCTTTTATTCCATGGCCTTTCCAGGATGAAGGAACATTGCTGCGCAGAATTCGTGGCGTGAGAAACAGTGTGAACGGTGATGAATATATCCGCATGATTGCGCTCAGCCGGATCATGTTGCCCAATATAAAAAATATTCAGGCCTCCTGGCTTACCGTAGGTAAAGACATTGCAGAGATTTGTTTACATGCAGGTGCCAACGATTTCGGTTCTATTATGATTGAAGAAAATGTGGTGAGTGCTGCAGGAGCGCCGCACCGCTTCACTGCAAACGGTATTCAGCAAGCCATTCGCGAAGCCGGATTCGAACCACGACTCCGTAATCAACAATATGAGTACCGGGATATTCCCTCGAATATAGAACAGCAGGTGATCAATTATTAA
- a CDS encoding insulinase family protein yields MIEYKKSSLGNGLKILVHEDRSTPLAAVNLLYNVGSRDETPDQTGFAHLFEHLMFGGSRNIPVFDEPLQKASGENNAFTSTDITNYYETLPAHNLETALWLESDRMNELAFSEHSLDVQRKVVCEEFKEHYINQPYGDVWHKIRELSYSTHPYQWPTIGKKLAHIEEAKLSDVQSFFYKHYRPDNAILVVAGFVKAEEIFSLAEKWFGDIPAGKKPPRNIPQEPPQKGLKSLTMEADVPLDAIYKTWHMPARMDPRYYAADLVTDVLSGGKSSRLYQSLVKEKKLFSEINAYQTGSIDPGLIVVEGKLVKGVKMEQADKAIDEEISKFTGELIDETELTKVKNRIEAQIIFSETELLNKAMNLAYYELLGDASLVNEETNHYLKTSAADILEQARNIFTPDNCSVLYYHSKN; encoded by the coding sequence ATGATTGAATATAAAAAGAGTTCGCTAGGTAACGGGTTGAAGATACTGGTGCATGAAGACCGTTCCACGCCGCTTGCTGCGGTAAATCTTTTATACAATGTGGGTTCAAGAGATGAAACTCCTGATCAGACAGGTTTTGCGCATTTGTTTGAACACCTGATGTTTGGCGGATCGCGAAACATTCCGGTGTTTGATGAACCATTGCAGAAAGCCAGTGGTGAAAACAATGCTTTCACATCAACTGATATCACCAATTATTACGAAACACTTCCTGCACACAATCTTGAAACAGCGCTGTGGCTCGAATCAGACCGCATGAATGAGCTGGCTTTCAGCGAACATTCGCTGGATGTGCAACGCAAAGTAGTGTGTGAAGAATTTAAAGAACATTACATCAACCAGCCTTACGGAGATGTATGGCATAAGATCCGCGAGCTTTCTTACAGCACCCATCCATATCAGTGGCCGACCATCGGTAAAAAATTAGCACACATTGAAGAAGCAAAGCTGAGTGATGTGCAATCTTTTTTTTACAAACACTATCGTCCTGACAATGCAATTCTCGTTGTAGCCGGCTTTGTAAAAGCAGAAGAGATTTTTTCACTGGCTGAAAAATGGTTTGGCGATATTCCTGCCGGGAAAAAACCACCCAGAAATATTCCGCAGGAACCTCCGCAAAAAGGGTTGAAAAGTTTGACCATGGAAGCTGATGTACCACTGGATGCGATCTATAAAACCTGGCACATGCCGGCACGCATGGATCCGCGCTATTACGCGGCCGACCTCGTCACCGATGTGTTATCAGGGGGAAAATCCAGCAGGCTATATCAATCACTGGTGAAGGAGAAAAAATTATTCTCAGAAATAAATGCTTATCAAACCGGTTCCATTGATCCGGGACTGATTGTGGTGGAAGGAAAATTAGTGAAGGGTGTGAAAATGGAACAGGCGGACAAGGCAATTGATGAAGAGATCAGCAAATTTACCGGTGAGCTTATTGACGAAACCGAATTGACGAAGGTAAAAAACCGTATAGAAGCGCAGATCATTTTCTCCGAAACAGAACTGCTGAATAAAGCAATGAACCTCGCCTATTATGAATTGCTGGGTGATGCAAGTTTAGTTAATGAAGAAACAAATCATTACCTGAAAACTTCTGCTGCCGACATTTTAGAACAGGCACGAAATATTTTTACGCCGGATAACTGTTCGGTGTTGTATTATCATTCGAAAAACTGA
- a CDS encoding agmatine deiminase family protein, with protein sequence MKKIFPLLFLILIFSSGKMIAQNLPHWMTEEERALLPSYLINTEGIRDITPPDFTPRASAEWEEIQGLTITWTSYTTILKAIVDAAQEECVVYIVCTDSNSVKNSLTSSGIPLTNVKFLVKSFNSIWCRDYGPWNIYKNDVQQLSLTDWIYNRPRPKDDVIPGALATKIGLPIYEMTAAPYDLVATGGNFMVDGHNTAFSSELILDENGPGNDYDVTVKTKADIEEIMSKYLGINRYITMETLPFDEIHHIDMHMKLLDEETILVGQFPTGVADGPQIAANIQYVKDNYLTCFGRPYKIVYIPMPPSTTGQYIPQSSYRTYTNSVIVNKTVILPTYREEYDTTAIRIYKENMPGYKIVPIDCDNSNANIISALGAIHCITKEIAHADPIWISHAPVQNKAASSAPILIEAKIKTPSGVSDASVFWTVDTTAGYAEVPMTAAANDTFYAYLPAQNAPTKVFYYIHASSNSGRNISKPMTAPEGYWTFEVQKSHTYTNSIHFPTPDFFYQLNRNDAETNEWMLYDPYPNPATDNVTIGIMLPNDAHCTVLIRNVLGQSIAVLSDGELKGGIHKFTFAAGNEPAGLYFVEVQVGDKLLSKKFTLNR encoded by the coding sequence ATGAAAAAAATTTTCCCCCTGCTTTTTTTGATCCTGATTTTTTCTTCCGGAAAAATGATTGCTCAAAACCTTCCTCATTGGATGACAGAGGAAGAACGTGCCCTGCTTCCTTCCTACCTCATTAATACAGAAGGCATCCGTGATATTACTCCGCCTGATTTTACACCAAGAGCATCAGCCGAATGGGAAGAGATTCAAGGGTTGACCATCACCTGGACAAGCTATACTACCATACTCAAAGCCATTGTGGATGCGGCACAGGAGGAATGCGTTGTTTATATCGTTTGTACAGATTCCAACAGTGTAAAAAATTCACTCACTTCTTCAGGTATTCCATTAACGAATGTGAAATTTCTGGTGAAGAGTTTTAATTCTATCTGGTGCCGCGATTATGGTCCCTGGAATATTTACAAAAATGATGTGCAGCAACTTTCATTAACCGATTGGATCTACAATCGTCCGCGCCCAAAAGACGATGTGATTCCGGGTGCGCTTGCCACAAAAATCGGTTTGCCAATTTATGAGATGACTGCAGCGCCTTATGACCTTGTAGCAACAGGTGGAAATTTTATGGTGGATGGTCACAACACTGCATTTTCTTCTGAGCTGATTCTTGATGAAAACGGACCCGGAAATGATTATGACGTGACTGTAAAAACAAAAGCAGATATAGAAGAGATTATGAGTAAATATCTTGGCATTAACCGTTACATCACCATGGAAACATTGCCCTTCGATGAAATTCATCACATCGATATGCACATGAAGTTGCTGGATGAAGAAACAATATTAGTCGGTCAGTTTCCAACAGGCGTTGCAGACGGTCCGCAGATTGCAGCCAACATTCAATACGTTAAGGATAACTATCTCACCTGTTTTGGCCGGCCTTATAAAATTGTTTACATACCTATGCCGCCAAGCACAACAGGCCAGTATATTCCGCAATCTTCTTACCGCACTTATACTAACTCTGTGATCGTGAATAAGACAGTCATCTTACCTACCTACCGGGAAGAGTACGATACCACCGCCATCAGAATTTATAAAGAGAATATGCCCGGTTATAAGATTGTCCCTATTGATTGTGACAATAGCAATGCAAACATCATCTCCGCCTTGGGTGCAATCCATTGCATAACCAAGGAAATTGCCCACGCTGACCCGATCTGGATTTCACATGCACCGGTTCAGAATAAAGCTGCATCATCTGCTCCCATATTAATAGAAGCCAAAATCAAAACGCCTTCCGGTGTTAGTGATGCTTCTGTTTTCTGGACGGTGGATACAACTGCAGGATATGCTGAAGTGCCCATGACAGCCGCAGCCAATGATACTTTTTATGCATACCTGCCCGCACAAAATGCCCCGACAAAAGTTTTTTATTACATACATGCTTCCTCAAACAGTGGAAGAAATATCAGCAAACCGATGACAGCGCCTGAAGGTTATTGGACATTTGAAGTGCAGAAGAGTCATACGTATACGAATTCCATTCACTTTCCAACCCCTGATTTTTTCTATCAGTTAAATAGAAATGATGCGGAAACAAATGAATGGATGCTGTATGATCCTTATCCTAATCCAGCCACCGATAATGTAACGATTGGAATCATGTTACCCAATGATGCACATTGTACAGTTCTGATCAGGAATGTATTAGGGCAATCCATTGCAGTGCTTTCAGATGGTGAATTAAAAGGCGGCATTCACAAATTCACTTTTGCTGCCGGAAATGAACCTGCGGGTTTATATTTTGTAGAAGTGCAGGTTGGGGATAAACTGCTGTCAAAAAAATTCACATTGAACCGATGA
- a CDS encoding insulinase family protein produces the protein MNPTDRTVAPPLRDIESIMLPPINRFQLSNGIPVVSINAGSQEVTKVELIFDAGRWQEPRRAVAATTSKLLMEGTADKTAQQVAEAIEFYGASITADATIDYGQVSLFSLNKHLDRLFPLLQEVIYGATFPDKELTTYIQNSKQRLLVNLQKVDFLAHKTFNEQLYSGNYPSGYTTSPEDYDQIDASILKSFHASQYRNGAFKIIVAGKITDHLFELLETYFGKSNFSKAAPAPYNHSIEKTSSGKMFTAKKDAVQSGIRIGKMLVNKLHPDYPSLRVLNTIFGGYFGSRLMQNLREDKGYCYGVHSSISSYLHDAHLYVTTEVGGEVTWDAVKEIYYEMERLRSEPVPEEELQLVKNYLLGVFLSDVDGAFNVAEVMRGLVVYGLREDFFYNLIHTIRTITPAEVQSLANKYMNTEGMLEVVAGNPIYADTNNTSVMPDLETHLS, from the coding sequence ATGAACCCAACCGACAGAACAGTAGCTCCGCCTTTACGTGACATTGAATCCATCATGCTGCCACCTATTAACAGATTTCAGTTAAGCAATGGCATTCCTGTGGTAAGTATTAATGCGGGAAGCCAGGAGGTAACCAAAGTGGAATTGATTTTTGACGCCGGACGCTGGCAGGAACCAAGACGGGCGGTGGCAGCCACCACCAGCAAATTACTGATGGAAGGAACCGCTGATAAAACAGCGCAGCAAGTAGCGGAAGCCATCGAATTCTATGGCGCAAGCATTACCGCAGATGCGACAATAGATTACGGACAGGTTTCACTTTTCTCTCTGAATAAACACCTCGACCGTTTATTTCCATTGTTGCAGGAAGTAATTTATGGCGCAACTTTTCCTGATAAGGAATTAACCACCTATATACAAAACAGCAAACAACGCTTGCTGGTGAATTTGCAAAAAGTGGATTTCCTCGCACACAAAACTTTCAACGAACAACTGTACAGTGGCAATTATCCATCAGGCTATACTACTTCACCCGAAGATTACGACCAGATTGATGCTTCCATCCTGAAATCTTTTCATGCCTCGCAGTACCGCAATGGTGCATTTAAAATTATCGTAGCCGGAAAAATAACCGATCATCTTTTCGAATTGCTGGAAACCTATTTTGGAAAAAGCAATTTTTCTAAAGCAGCACCTGCACCTTACAATCATTCCATTGAAAAAACAAGCAGCGGAAAAATGTTCACAGCAAAAAAAGACGCTGTGCAATCAGGCATCCGCATTGGAAAAATGCTCGTGAACAAACTGCATCCTGACTATCCTTCTTTACGGGTGCTCAATACCATTTTTGGCGGATACTTCGGAAGCCGGCTGATGCAAAATCTTCGCGAGGACAAAGGTTATTGTTATGGTGTGCATTCTTCCATCTCTTCTTATTTGCACGATGCTCATTTGTATGTAACCACAGAAGTAGGTGGCGAAGTAACCTGGGACGCCGTGAAGGAAATTTATTACGAGATGGAACGTTTACGCTCAGAACCTGTGCCGGAAGAGGAACTGCAACTCGTTAAGAATTATTTGCTGGGTGTGTTTCTTTCAGATGTAGATGGCGCATTTAATGTGGCGGAAGTAATGCGTGGACTGGTGGTGTATGGATTAAGAGAAGATTTTTTTTACAACCTGATTCATACTATTAGAACCATCACGCCGGCTGAAGTACAATCATTGGCCAATAAATACATGAATACTGAAGGCATGCTGGAAGTAGTTGCAGGAAATCCGATTTACGCCGATACAAATAATACGTCGGTAATGCCTGATTTGGAAACACATTTGTCTTAA